Proteins found in one Acinetobacter sp. XH1741 genomic segment:
- a CDS encoding thioesterase family protein yields the protein MKELSVYPVIYEQKVAWGDMDAFGHVNNVQYYRYIESSRILYMENVNILTPDIYTVVASSQCKYLKPVFYPDVLKVGVRVEEIRNSAFRMAYILWSESQQQTVATGEAVMVCVDKMTGLKCEIPSEVKSKIIELEKSIGHDLIHLA from the coding sequence ATGAAAGAACTGTCTGTCTACCCTGTAATATACGAACAGAAAGTAGCATGGGGAGATATGGATGCTTTTGGCCATGTCAATAATGTACAGTATTATAGATATATTGAAAGCTCACGTATTTTATATATGGAAAATGTAAATATATTAACGCCAGATATATATACTGTTGTTGCTTCAAGTCAGTGCAAATATTTAAAACCCGTGTTTTATCCAGATGTACTGAAAGTAGGGGTTCGTGTGGAAGAGATACGCAATAGTGCATTCCGTATGGCTTATATATTGTGGAGTGAAAGCCAGCAGCAAACCGTTGCTACAGGTGAAGCGGTAATGGTTTGTGTAGATAAAATGACAGGGTTAAAATGTGAAATACCGAGTGAAGTAAAAAGTAAAATTATTGAATTAGAAAAATCAATTGGGCATGACTTAATACATTTAGCTTAA
- a CDS encoding H-NS family nucleoid-associated regulatory protein gives MKPDISELSVEELKRLQEEAEALIASKKDQAIEDAYNQIIEIAENVGFSVEQLLEFGAQKRKKTTRKSVEPRYRNKNNSEETWTGRGKQPRWLVAEIEKGAKLEDFLI, from the coding sequence ATGAAACCAGATATTAGTGAATTATCTGTTGAAGAGTTAAAACGCTTACAAGAAGAAGCGGAAGCTTTAATTGCAAGTAAAAAAGATCAAGCAATCGAAGATGCTTATAATCAAATTATCGAGATTGCTGAAAATGTAGGTTTTAGCGTTGAACAACTTCTTGAGTTTGGTGCTCAAAAACGCAAGAAAACTACACGTAAATCTGTAGAGCCTCGCTACCGTAACAAAAACAATTCTGAAGAGACTTGGACTGGTCGCGGTAAACAACCACGTTGGTTAGTTGCTGAAATTGAAAAAGGCGCAAAACTTGAAGATTTCTTAATCTAA
- the gspN gene encoding type II secretion system protein N, producing MKKKSKQWKWWFFALIAFLIFIILQIPATWLISKFSKNNQTVHNVSGNIWQGQADWHRGALRGTVHWKTRPLDLFLLRLAADVDIHSGNTQLSGVMAYGVGQKVIVRNMNGQVAPETLKQIVNWQWPVNSIQLKDIQFNYKKEQGFSAVDGQLHWGGGALVYSIGDRQDRMNMPSLSGKLADQNGQLQVDIRDQRNQKMANLLLDANMMLDVQLTQRLLLNVPSYDGKAGLDTFVISSRQPLLQGGH from the coding sequence ATGAAGAAAAAGTCTAAGCAATGGAAGTGGTGGTTTTTTGCCCTCATTGCATTTTTAATTTTTATTATTTTACAGATTCCGGCGACTTGGCTTATTTCTAAATTTTCAAAGAATAATCAAACTGTCCATAATGTAAGTGGCAATATCTGGCAAGGGCAAGCAGACTGGCATCGTGGTGCTTTGCGGGGAACTGTTCACTGGAAAACTAGACCTCTAGATTTATTTTTGTTACGACTGGCCGCAGATGTCGATATTCATAGTGGCAATACGCAATTATCGGGAGTCATGGCGTACGGTGTTGGACAAAAAGTAATTGTAAGAAATATGAATGGGCAAGTTGCTCCAGAAACATTGAAGCAGATTGTGAATTGGCAATGGCCTGTAAATAGCATTCAGCTTAAAGACATTCAATTTAATTATAAAAAAGAACAAGGTTTTTCAGCAGTTGATGGACAGTTGCATTGGGGCGGTGGGGCACTTGTTTATAGTATTGGCGATCGTCAAGATCGTATGAATATGCCATCTTTAAGTGGAAAGCTAGCCGACCAAAATGGACAGTTGCAAGTTGATATACGAGATCAGCGTAATCAGAAAATGGCGAATCTTTTACTTGATGCCAATATGATGCTCGATGTTCAGCTTACACAGCGCTTACTATTGAATGTGCCATCTTATGATGGAAAAGCTGGTTTAGACACTTTTGTCATTAGTTCTCGCCAACCGTTACTACAAGGTGGTCACTAA
- a CDS encoding type II secretion system protein N: MKTWIDKLQQLQWQKLDRLSVVLLAVLILWLCWKLASLFWWIVAPPQMMQFERVELGSQQPQIPNISTFSLFNEPSANAAQQTVNLELQGVMVGYPNRFSSAVIKLDNTADRYRVGETIGSTSYQLAEVYWDHVVLRQGNGSTRELQFKGLPNGLYQPMTPTTAPQAAATPSQPSAPVNTTQEALGQAIQQMQGNREQYLKDMGVSGSSSEGYEVTERTPTALRNKLGLRPGDRIVSLNGQTVGQGQTDVQLLEQARRAGQVKIEIKRGDQVMTIQQNF; encoded by the coding sequence ATGAAAACGTGGATTGATAAATTACAGCAACTCCAATGGCAAAAATTAGATCGGCTCAGTGTAGTACTACTTGCCGTTTTAATTTTATGGTTGTGCTGGAAATTAGCTTCACTGTTTTGGTGGATTGTTGCACCTCCACAAATGATGCAGTTTGAGCGGGTAGAACTTGGCTCTCAGCAACCACAAATACCAAACATTAGTACTTTTTCACTTTTTAATGAACCTTCTGCCAATGCAGCTCAACAAACAGTGAATCTAGAATTACAGGGTGTCATGGTTGGTTATCCGAACCGATTTTCTTCTGCTGTCATTAAACTGGATAATACTGCTGATCGTTATCGAGTGGGTGAAACCATTGGTTCTACTTCTTACCAACTGGCAGAGGTTTATTGGGACCACGTAGTATTGCGTCAAGGAAATGGTAGTACCCGTGAACTTCAGTTTAAAGGTTTGCCAAATGGTTTGTATCAGCCTATGACGCCTACAACGGCACCTCAAGCTGCTGCTACACCATCTCAACCTTCGGCTCCTGTAAATACGACCCAAGAGGCGTTAGGACAAGCAATCCAGCAGATGCAAGGTAACCGAGAGCAATACCTCAAAGATATGGGGGTAAGTGGGAGTTCGAGTGAAGGTTATGAAGTTACAGAACGTACACCAACCGCGCTTAGAAATAAGCTAGGTTTAAGGCCTGGCGATCGAATTGTCTCTTTAAATGGTCAAACGGTTGGGCAAGGACAAACGGATGTGCAATTACTTGAACAAGCTCGCCGAGCAGGACAAGTAAAAATAGAAATAAAACGTGGTGATCAAGTGATGACCATACAACAAAATTTTTAG
- the gspD gene encoding type II secretion system secretin GspD has protein sequence MALLNHQRPLWALLAAAPLIATVSSSVYAQTWKINLRDADLTAFINEVADITGKNFAVDPRVRGNVTVISNKPLNKDEVYDLFLGVLNVNGVVAIPSGNTIKLVPDSNVKNSGIPYDSRNKVRGDQIVTRVIWLENTNPNDLIPALRPLMPQFAHMAAIAGTNALIVSDRATNIYQLENIIRNLDGTGQNDIEAINLQSSQAEEIITQLEAMSATGSSKDFNGARIRIIADNRTNRILIKGDPGTRKRIRHMIEMLDVPSADRLGGLKVFRLKYASAKSLSEILQGLVTGQAVSSSSNNKNSSNSSNSMNNLVGNNQNSSSNTSGSNGSSISTPSINLNGNSNNNNQNNISSFSQNGVSIIADSAQNSLVVKADPQLMREIESAIQQLDVRRQQVLIEAAIIEVSGDDADQLGIQWALGDLSSGIGLLSFSNVGASLSSIAAGYLSSGAAGAASAIASGANKGNGATMALGNFENSRKAYGALIQALKANTKSNLLSTPSIVTMDNEEAYIVVGQNVPFVTGSVTTNSTGINPYTTVERKDVGVTLKVIPHIGEGGTVRLEVEQEVSAVQESRGQAADLVTSKRAIKTAVLAEHGQTVVLGGLVSDDTSLSRQGIPGLSSIPYVGRLFRSDSRSNVKRNLLVFIHPTIVGDANDVRRLTQQRYNQLYSLQLAMDKNGNFAKLPEQIDDVYNQKMTPPGITSQPKIYQQVPSGGKTTTVITPVAVEPAVQKQTLQLPDPEVNRTKNTVTTTTLRPSTAQ, from the coding sequence ATGGCTTTATTGAATCATCAACGTCCACTTTGGGCACTACTTGCAGCAGCCCCATTGATTGCGACTGTGAGTAGCAGTGTCTATGCTCAAACATGGAAGATCAATTTACGTGATGCTGACTTAACTGCCTTTATTAATGAGGTTGCAGACATTACAGGTAAAAACTTCGCTGTAGATCCAAGAGTACGTGGTAATGTCACGGTTATTTCAAATAAACCATTAAATAAAGATGAAGTTTATGACCTGTTCCTTGGGGTCTTGAATGTAAATGGAGTTGTTGCGATTCCTTCTGGTAATACTATTAAGCTTGTGCCAGATAGCAATGTTAAAAATTCGGGAATTCCTTATGACTCTCGAAATAAAGTACGCGGTGATCAAATCGTTACTCGAGTTATTTGGCTTGAAAATACCAATCCAAATGATTTAATTCCGGCACTTCGTCCTTTAATGCCGCAATTTGCGCATATGGCTGCGATCGCAGGAACTAATGCGCTTATTGTTTCTGATCGAGCTACGAATATTTATCAACTTGAAAATATTATTCGTAACTTAGATGGAACCGGGCAAAATGATATTGAAGCCATTAACTTGCAATCGAGTCAGGCGGAAGAAATCATTACTCAGCTTGAGGCAATGAGTGCAACAGGGTCATCGAAAGATTTTAATGGCGCTCGTATTCGGATTATTGCTGATAATCGAACCAATCGTATTTTAATAAAAGGTGATCCGGGTACGCGTAAACGTATTCGCCATATGATTGAAATGCTGGATGTGCCTTCTGCTGACCGTTTAGGTGGCTTAAAAGTTTTCCGTTTAAAATACGCAAGCGCTAAAAGCTTGTCAGAAATTTTACAAGGGCTAGTGACTGGCCAGGCAGTATCTTCATCAAGTAACAATAAGAACTCATCTAATTCATCAAACTCGATGAATAATTTGGTTGGAAATAATCAAAATTCTAGTTCAAATACATCAGGTTCAAATGGAAGTTCGATTTCGACTCCATCTATTAACCTAAATGGTAATTCAAACAATAATAATCAGAACAATATCAGTAGCTTTAGCCAAAATGGTGTGAGCATTATTGCAGATAGTGCTCAAAACTCATTGGTCGTTAAAGCTGATCCCCAGTTAATGCGTGAAATTGAATCTGCAATTCAACAGCTTGATGTACGTCGTCAACAAGTGCTTATTGAGGCTGCAATTATTGAAGTTTCAGGAGACGATGCAGATCAACTGGGAATTCAATGGGCGCTAGGTGATTTATCGAGTGGGATTGGCTTACTTAGCTTTAGTAATGTAGGCGCTAGTTTATCTTCTATTGCTGCTGGTTATTTATCAAGTGGTGCTGCAGGAGCTGCTTCTGCTATTGCTAGTGGTGCGAATAAAGGTAATGGGGCAACTATGGCTTTGGGGAATTTTGAAAACTCCCGTAAAGCTTATGGTGCATTAATCCAAGCGCTAAAAGCGAATACCAAATCAAATTTACTCTCTACACCATCCATTGTAACGATGGACAATGAAGAAGCTTATATTGTTGTAGGTCAGAACGTTCCTTTTGTAACAGGATCGGTCACGACCAATAGTACGGGTATTAATCCTTATACAACTGTTGAACGAAAAGATGTTGGTGTGACATTAAAAGTTATTCCACATATCGGTGAAGGTGGTACTGTTCGTTTAGAAGTGGAGCAAGAAGTCTCTGCTGTTCAAGAAAGTCGCGGGCAAGCAGCTGACTTGGTGACAAGTAAACGAGCTATTAAAACAGCAGTTTTAGCCGAACATGGGCAGACTGTGGTGCTTGGTGGTTTGGTGTCGGATGACACGTCGCTTTCAAGACAAGGCATACCTGGATTAAGTAGCATTCCGTATGTGGGTAGATTATTTCGATCAGATAGCAGAAGTAATGTAAAACGTAACTTACTTGTCTTTATTCACCCAACGATTGTTGGTGATGCAAATGATGTACGTCGTTTGACTCAGCAGCGCTATAACCAGTTGTATAGCCTGCAATTAGCTATGGATAAGAACGGTAATTTTGCAAAACTACCTGAGCAGATTGATGATGTTTACAATCAAAAAATGACACCTCCGGGTATTACGTCTCAGCCAAAAATTTATCAACAAGTTCCTTCAGGCGGAAAAACGACGACAGTAATAACACCTGTAGCAGTAGAGCCAGCAGTCCAAAAGCAGACACTGCAATTGCCTGATCCAGAAGTGAATCGTACTAAAAATACAGTAACAACAACGACACTGCGTCCAAGCACAGCGCAGTAG
- a CDS encoding FHA domain-containing protein — MTWKLQAITGEITGQEITVDRDMLVGRHQDADLLLQAAEISRRHAALLLKDQMLWVQDLNSSNGTFVNDIRIEQEKQLHDGDIVQFASYKFSVLAPAQKNTELPEIEAEPVQAAPTQDLSDQGMPSLAERAAETEVRRDGMPQNVSIPKPAPIPEGVDVNAKQPSPVTFDEPVSRVAEEKEQQKNASVGLITIIILVILAVLAWLFFK, encoded by the coding sequence ATGACTTGGAAACTACAAGCAATTACTGGCGAAATTACTGGCCAAGAAATTACTGTTGATCGTGATATGTTGGTAGGGCGCCATCAAGACGCTGATTTGTTGTTACAAGCTGCTGAAATTTCACGTCGCCATGCAGCATTGCTTTTAAAAGATCAAATGCTATGGGTACAAGACCTTAACTCATCAAATGGTACGTTTGTAAACGATATCCGTATTGAGCAAGAAAAACAGTTGCATGATGGGGATATTGTTCAGTTTGCTAGTTATAAATTTTCAGTTTTAGCACCTGCTCAAAAAAATACGGAATTACCCGAAATTGAGGCAGAACCGGTACAAGCTGCACCAACACAAGACTTAAGTGATCAAGGAATGCCAAGCCTTGCAGAGCGTGCTGCAGAAACAGAAGTTCGTCGCGATGGTATGCCGCAGAATGTTTCTATACCAAAGCCTGCACCTATTCCAGAGGGTGTAGATGTCAATGCAAAACAACCATCACCTGTTACTTTTGATGAGCCTGTTTCTCGTGTTGCTGAGGAAAAAGAACAGCAGAAGAATGCTTCAGTTGGTTTAATCACGATTATTATTTTAGTGATTTTAGCTGTATTAGCATGGTTATTCTTTAAATAA
- a CDS encoding phosphoglycolate phosphatase, protein MSVAQLNKRDLILFDLDGTLVDSAADLYRSMNLSLEALSWPLVTEAQIREWVGKGASKLCESVLIHIFGKLDAEQHKVLLQKFVEIYGAELCVNTQIYPGVAEFLGYCKNLNIQMACVTNKPVKLAQGLLDALELSSYFQVVLGGDSLPERKPHPLPLLHCMQSLKIPASQSLMIGDSSNDIEAARRAGIDCIVVSYGYNHGENIYDSQPQQVVDSLAELIV, encoded by the coding sequence ATGTCTGTTGCACAACTAAATAAGCGCGATTTGATTTTATTTGATCTAGATGGAACATTGGTTGACTCTGCTGCTGATTTGTATCGGTCTATGAATTTAAGTTTAGAGGCGCTCAGTTGGCCGTTGGTAACAGAAGCCCAAATACGAGAATGGGTGGGTAAAGGAGCTTCAAAACTTTGTGAAAGTGTTCTGATACATATATTTGGAAAATTAGATGCTGAACAACATAAAGTCTTATTACAAAAATTTGTAGAAATATACGGTGCAGAACTTTGTGTAAACACCCAGATTTATCCGGGTGTGGCTGAGTTTCTGGGCTATTGTAAAAATTTGAACATACAGATGGCGTGTGTTACCAATAAGCCTGTAAAACTTGCTCAAGGCTTACTTGATGCTTTGGAACTTTCTTCTTATTTTCAGGTTGTATTGGGGGGAGATAGTCTACCAGAGAGAAAACCACATCCATTACCATTGTTGCATTGTATGCAAAGCTTAAAAATACCTGCTTCACAATCATTAATGATTGGTGACTCAAGTAATGATATTGAAGCTGCACGCCGTGCTGGAATTGATTGTATTGTGGTTAGCTATGGCTATAATCATGGAGAAAATATCTATGATAGCCAGCCTCAGCAAGTAGTTGATAGTTTGGCTGAGTTAATTGTCTAA
- the trpE gene encoding anthranilate synthase component I, whose protein sequence is MTTLAQFEQLKASGYNTIPVYRQRLADTETPLSVFARFKEQTQAYLFESVEGGENWARYSMIGLGESTVFSCNAGVLSIQHADGSITQQECLDPFQYIREFQKQFKVPPVELLPNLPSFTGGLVGYLGYDAVRYIEPRLKNVPTADPITLPDLWLMLSKTVIVFDNLKDTLFLIVHADVGQANAYEDAQQKLDHLEQLLATPVSLQAKPHTPPHFESITGKAKFLETVERVKEYIRAGDVMQVVPGQRMVSDFDGEALQVYRALRHLNPSPYLFLVQGQTITDKKPFHIVGSSPEILSRLENGIATVRPLAGTRPRGKTKEEDIALEKDLLSDEKEIAEHLMLIDLGRNDVGRVSKIGKVQVTDQMVIERYSHVMHIVSNVQGEVRDDIDALDVFKATFPAGTLSGAPKIRAMEIIDEVEPVKRGIFGGAVGYLGWHGEMDMSIAIRTCVIRDKKVYVQAGAGLVADSNPESEWNETQIKARAVIKAVELSSNGLIL, encoded by the coding sequence ATGACTACATTAGCGCAATTTGAACAACTTAAGGCTTCTGGTTACAACACTATTCCAGTTTATCGCCAACGCTTAGCAGATACAGAAACCCCATTATCAGTTTTTGCCCGTTTTAAAGAGCAAACACAAGCTTATTTATTTGAGTCTGTTGAAGGTGGGGAAAACTGGGCGCGCTATTCTATGATTGGTTTAGGCGAATCGACAGTCTTTTCCTGCAATGCGGGTGTTTTATCAATACAACATGCTGATGGATCGATTACACAACAAGAATGTCTAGATCCATTTCAATATATTCGTGAATTTCAAAAACAATTTAAAGTACCTCCGGTTGAGCTTTTACCAAACTTGCCAAGCTTTACAGGTGGACTGGTAGGTTATTTGGGCTATGACGCAGTCCGTTATATCGAGCCACGTTTAAAGAATGTCCCTACAGCTGATCCAATTACGCTTCCAGATTTATGGTTAATGCTTTCAAAGACAGTCATTGTTTTTGACAACCTTAAAGATACGTTATTTTTAATTGTTCATGCAGATGTAGGGCAGGCCAATGCATATGAAGACGCTCAGCAAAAATTAGATCATTTAGAACAGTTGTTGGCTACACCTGTTAGCTTACAAGCGAAACCACATACACCGCCACATTTTGAGTCAATCACAGGTAAAGCGAAGTTTCTAGAAACGGTAGAAAGAGTTAAAGAATATATTCGTGCGGGCGATGTCATGCAGGTGGTTCCAGGACAGCGTATGGTTTCTGATTTTGACGGAGAAGCCTTGCAGGTTTATCGTGCATTACGCCATTTAAATCCTTCACCTTATCTATTCTTGGTGCAAGGACAGACCATTACAGATAAAAAACCATTTCATATTGTTGGCTCTTCACCAGAAATTTTATCTCGTTTAGAAAATGGTATTGCTACAGTACGTCCTTTAGCTGGAACCAGACCGCGGGGTAAAACTAAAGAAGAAGATATCGCATTAGAAAAAGATCTGCTTTCTGATGAAAAAGAGATTGCTGAACATTTAATGTTGATTGATCTAGGCCGTAATGATGTAGGCCGTGTATCTAAAATAGGTAAGGTTCAAGTAACTGATCAAATGGTGATCGAGCGTTACTCACATGTCATGCATATCGTTTCAAATGTACAAGGTGAGGTACGTGATGATATTGATGCACTTGACGTATTTAAAGCGACTTTCCCTGCTGGTACTTTATCTGGTGCACCAAAAATTCGTGCAATGGAAATTATTGATGAAGTGGAGCCTGTGAAAAGAGGTATCTTTGGCGGAGCGGTGGGTTATTTGGGATGGCATGGTGAAATGGATATGTCGATTGCAATCCGTACATGTGTTATCCGTGATAAAAAAGTGTATGTACAGGCTGGAGCGGGGTTAGTTGCGGACTCAAATCCGGAATCTGAATGGAATGAAACGCAAATAAAAGCTCGCGCAGTGATCAAAGCGGTTGAATTATCATCAAACGGATTGATTTTATGA